A window from Drosophila nasuta strain 15112-1781.00 chromosome 3, ASM2355853v1, whole genome shotgun sequence encodes these proteins:
- the LOC132791872 gene encoding uncharacterized protein LOC132791872: MNFEFRLRSFCKNFENYQYKVNVFKMPVAVRLVEALALVTLMALITCVSLGVVIAQRTLSLTITFIEPAANILDVVLIMIEKMLVGALVCTVTLINTVSSALHMIGIA; this comes from the exons atgaatttcGAATTTCGTTTGCGAAgcttttgtaaaaattttgaaaattatcaGTATAAagttaatgtatttaaaatgccCGTCGCTGTTCGCTTGGTGGAAGCCTTGGCCTTAGTCACACTGATGGCCCTCATAACTTGCGTTTCTCTTGGAGTTGTCATCGCACAGCGAACGTTAAGTCTTACTATAACATTTATTGAG CCGGCTGCAAACATACTCGATGTGGTTCTGATCATGATAGAGAAAATGCTTGTGGGCGCCCTCGTATGCACTGTTACTCTAATCAACACTGTGAGCAGTGCTTTGCATATGATTGGAATTGCCTAA
- the LOC132791992 gene encoding trypsin gives MSCGCQKFNLLPLLLLFLLLGSAATQHAVASVGTTPSSPLLKQSQNTFVQWVLSLLPQRPGAIETATLATLSSSATSPTEAPLSSSSSSAATTTSTTSAPTMGTTTTRRVTTPAPPTLNPPRNCTDCVCGVANIQKRIVGGQETEVHQYPWVAMLLYGGRFYCAGSLLNDQFLLTASHCVYGFRKERISVRLLEHDRKMSHLQKIDRKVAEVITHPKYNARNYDNDIAIIKLDEPVEFNEVLHPVCMPTPGRSFKGETAIVTGWGALKVGGPTSDTLQEVMVPILSQDECRKSRYGNKITDNMLCGGYDEGGKDSCQGDSGGPLHIVPNGTREHQIAGVVSWGEGCAKAGYPGVYARVNRYGTWIKNLTKQACLCHQETKKIK, from the exons ATGTCTTGTGGCTGCCAAAAGTTCAacctgctgccgctgctgttgctgtttctgctaCTCGGATCCGCTGCAACACAGCATGCCGTCGCCTCCGTGGGCACAACACCCAGCTCTCCACTGCTGAAACAATCCCAGAACACTTTCGTCCAATGGGTGCTCTCACTGCTACCCCAACGACCCGGTGCCATAGAAACCGCCACGTTGGCGACACTCAGCAGCTCGGCCACCTCGCCCACTGAGGCGCCATtgtcttcgtcgtcgtccaGTGCAGCCACCACGACCAGTACTACATCAGCACCCACAATGGGCACCACAACCACACGTCGAGTCACTACTCCCGCACCACCCACTTTGAATCCACCGCGCAACTGCACCGATTGTGTCTGCGGAGTAGCGAACATACAGAAACGCATCGTGGGTGGCCAGGAGACGGAGGTGCATCAGTATCCCTGGGTGGCGATGCTGCTGTATGGCGGACGCTTCTATTGTGCCGGTTCGCTGCTCAACGATCAGTTCCTGCTGACGGCGTCGCATTGTGTGTATGGCTTCCGTAAGGAGCGAATTTCGGTGCGTCTGCTTGAGCACGATCGCAAAATGTCGCATCTGCAGAAGATCGATCGCAAGGTGGCAGAGGTGATCACGCATCCGAAGTACAATGCACGCAACTATGACAACGATATTGCCATCATCAAGCTGGATGAACCTGTGGAGTTCAATGAGGTGTTGCATCCAGTTTGCATGCCGACGCCAGGACGCAGTTTCAAGGGAGAGACAGCGATCGTCACCGGCTGGGGAGCACTCAAAGTGGGCGGACCCACCTCAGATACCTTACAA GAGGTAATGGTGCCAATTCTATCGCAAGACGAATGCCGCAAGAGTCGCTACGGCAACAAGATCACCGACAATATGCTGTGCGGTGGCTACGATGAGGGCGGCAAGGATTCCTGCCAGGGCGACAGCGGTGGTCCACTGCACATTGTGCCGAATGGTACGCGGGAGCATCAGATCGCTGGCGTTGTTTCGTGGGGCGAGGGCTGTGCCAAGGCCGGTTATCCGGGCGTCTATGCGCGAGTGAATCGCTATGGCACCTGGATCAAGAACCTCACCAAGCAGGCTTGTCTGTGCCATCAAGAGACCAAGAAGATCAAGTAG
- the LOC132793716 gene encoding lysyl oxidase homolog 3B, translating into MHPLPDRPSAFHIARVFGSVSVFRFQFSSRTDVEADKCEQHTRSKPGPNTQYNYSQQLKMFLQRVLCLMLLALHSAAAVPHQTLQDAREERQQLIQRYIKTLNKEEGAIRLVGGDAEYEGNIEVLHNNKWGAVCDDEWDATEGEIVCRQLGFLGLRRYTHSGYFGPARRRYWMDNLFCEGHEQELTQCHFEGWGINDCEPSEAAGVMCYAPRNAVRAAPLALPDDRPLLKYPIHPRSRLYVRLRGGRSPNEGRVEVRIDGQRWGSICADGWGMLEANVVCRQLGLGYASEAFQTDYFGGANISRPTLSGSECYGNETELADCLHHDHLQGIVSCHGNRQHVAAVICDHLSPDLVVDYYEIEQTAHLEDRPMVLMQCAMEENCVSNEAYQIQRDDPHWRYQTRRLLKFTAAAINAGNTDFRPFKAKSQWEWHMCHMHYHSMEVFATFDIYDLQGQKVAQGHKASFCLEDSSCLPGVPRKYNCANFGDQGISVNCSDVYLYNLDCQWVDITELPRGSYVLKIAINPEFKVAEMTYDNNAAICDLFYAENYARVDNCRLTRP; encoded by the exons ATGCATCCATTGCCCGACCGCCCGTCCGCCTTCCACATTGCCAGA GTATTCggttcagtttcagttttcagaTTCCAATTCAGTTCTCGAACGGACGTCGAGGCGGACAAATGCGAACAGCACACGCGATCTAAGCCAGGCCCCAATACACAATACAATTATAGCCAACAATTAAAGATGTTTTTGCAACGCGTTCTATGCTTAATGCTGCTCGCACTGCACTCGGCGGCAGCTGTGCCACATCAAACGTTGCAGGATGCTCGCGAGGAGCGACAGCAGCTGATACAACGCTACATCAAGACGCTCAACAAGGAGGAGGGAGCCATTCGTCTCGTTGGCGGCGATGCAGAGTACGAAG GCAATATCGAAGtgctgcacaacaacaaatgggGCGCCGTTTGCGATGATGAATGGGACGCCACGGAGGGCGAAATTGTTTGCCGTCAATTGGGTTTCCTTGGACTGCGTCGCTACACGCACAGTGGCTACTTTGGACCCGCTCGACGGCGCTACTGGATGGACAATCTCTTCTGCGAGGGCCACGAACAGGAGCTGACCCAGTGCCACTTTGAGGGCTGGGGCATCAACGACTGCGAGCCCAGCGAGGCAGCTGGCGTCATGTGTTATGCCCCACGCAACGCAGTTCGAGCTGCGCCTCTTGCTTTGCCCGACGATCGCCCATTGCTGAAGTATCCCATTCACCCACGATCACGGCTTTATGTGCGCCTACGTGGCGGTCGCTCGCCCAACGAGGGACGCGTCGAGGTGCGCATCGATGGCCAGCGTTGGGGCAGCATCTGTGCCGATGGCTGGGGCATGCTAGAGGCGAATGTTGTCTGCCGGCAGCTCGGCTTAGGCTATGCTAGCGAAGCTTTTCAAACGGACTACTTTGGTGGCGCGAATATTTCGCGTCCGACGCTCAGTGGCAGCGAGTGCTATGGCAATGAGACGGAACTGGCCGATTGCTTGCATCACGATCATCTGCAGGGCATCGTCAGCTGCCATGGCAATCGACAGCATGTGGCTGCTGTGATCTGTGATCACCTCTCACCCGATTTGGTTGTGGACTACTATGAGATCGAGCAGACGGCACATCTCGAGGATCGACCCATGGTGCTTATGCAATGCGCCATGGAGGAGAATTGCGTGTCCAACGAAGCGTATCAAATACAACGCGATGATCCCCATTGGCGCTATCAGACAAGACGTCTTTTGAAATTTACGGCAGCTGCGATCAATGCGGGCAACACGGACTTTCGGCCTTTTAAGGCGAAGAGTCAGTGGGAGTGGCATATGTGTCATAT GCACTATCACAGCATGGAAGTGTTTGCCACCTTTGACATATACGATCTGCAGGGTCAGAAGGTTGCACAGGGACACAAGGCGTCCTTTTGTTTAGAGGACAGCAGCTGCTTACCAGGCGTGCCCAGGAAATACAATTGTGCCAACTTCGGAGATCAAG GCATCTCCGTTAACTGCTCAGATGTTTATCTCTACAATCTGGACTGCCAGTGGGTGGACATCACTGAGTTGCCACGCGGCTCCTATGTTCTCAAGATTGCCATCAATCCGGAGTTCAAGGTGGCCGAGATGACTTATGACAATAACGCTGCCATTTGTGATCTTTTCTATGCGGAAAATTATGCCCGCGTTGACAACTGTCGTCTAACGAGACCTTAA
- the LOC132791993 gene encoding trypsin-1, with the protein MRYEYICFLSVLSLCLATPSLRGVSEPGKILESLSNLRQNSFLDWIVSILGPDYTDTNAPAKRECPACGCGNINTRHRIVGGQETEVHEYPWMAMLMWFGSFYCGASLVNDQYAVTAAHCVNGFYHRLITVRLLEHNRQDSNVKIVDRRVSRVLVHPNYSTLNFDSDIALIRFNEPVRLGIDMHPVCLPTPTETYAGQTAVVTGWGALSEGGPVSDTLQEVEVPVLSQQECRDSNYGSSKITDNMICAGYVEEGGKDSCQGDSGGPMHVISGEQTYQLAGIVSWGEGCAKPGSPGVYTRVSNFNEWIRANTRDSCACSQPEEPAAPEAMSTTTTEQTEAGTAASSETSQAGESTEPDPVTDLI; encoded by the coding sequence ATGAGATACGAATATATTTGCTTCCTCTCAGTGCTGAGCCTTTGCCTGGCCACGCCCAGTCTACGTGGCGTCTCTGAGCCGGGCAAGATTCTGGAGTCGTTGAGCAACCTGCGTCAAAATAGTTTTCTCGACTGGATCGTCTCAATCCTGGGACCCGACTACACTGACACCAATGCCCCGGCGAAGCGCGAGTGTCCCGCTTGTGGTTGTGGTAACATCAACACCAGGCATCGCATTGTTGGTGGCCAGGAGACGGAGGTGCACGAGTATCCATGGATGGCCATGCTCATGTGGTTTGGTAGCTTCTACTGCGGTGCCTCGCTGGTTAACGATCAGTACGCTGTGACTGCCGCACACTGTGTTAATGGCTTCTATCATCGCCTGATCACAGTTCGCTTGTTGGAGCACAATCGCCAAGACTCAAATGTGAAAATTGTGGACAGACGCGTGAGTCGTGTGCTGGTGCATCCCAACTACAGCACTCTCAACTTTGACAGCGACATTGCTTTGATTCGCTTCAATGAGCCAGTGCGTCTAGGCATCGACATGCATCCCGTTTGCCTGCCAACCCCGACTGAAACTTACGCTGGCCAAACTGCTGTGGTTACGGGATGGGGAGCTCTTAGTGAAGGCGGACCTGTTTCCGATACGCTGCAGGAGGTGGAGGTGCCTGTGCTGTCACAGCAAGAGTGCCGAGACAGCAACTATGGCAGCTCCAAGATCACCGACAACATGATCTGTGCTGGCTACGTGGAGGAGGGCGGCAAGGACTCTTGCCAAGGCGACAGCGGAGGACCGATGCATGTGATTAGCGGCGAGCAAACCTATCAGCTGGCTGGCATAGTCTCCTGGGGCGAAGGCTGTGCCAAGCCGGGCTCTCCAGGTGTCTACACACGCGTCAGCAACTTCAACGAATGGATCAGGGCGAACACTCGCGATTCGTGTGCCTGCAGCCAACCCGAGGAGCCAGCAGCTCCGGAAGCCATGAGCACCACCACAACGGAGCAGACAGAGGCAGGCACAGCTGCCTCCTCTGAGACAAGCCAAGCTGGCGAATCAACTGAACCCGATCCTGTCACCGATCTTatataa